The Streptomyces pactum genome contains a region encoding:
- a CDS encoding GDP-mannose 4,6-dehydratase — MSKRALITGITGQDGSYLAEHLLGLGYQVWGLCRGQANPRKDRTAELIPGLSFVDGDLMDQGSLVSAVDLVQPDEVYNLGAISFVPMSWQQPELVTEVNGTGVLRMLEAIRMVSGLSKSSGGAARGQIRFYQASSSEMFGQVAESPQSETTRFHPRSPYGVAKTFGHYITRNYRESFGMYGVSGILFNHESPRRGAEFVTRKITLAVAQIKLGMADKLSLGNLDAERDWGFAGDYVRAMHLMLQQEEPGDYVVGTGRMHTVRDAARIAFEHVGLDWRDHVVVDPNLVRPAEVETLCADSGNARRELGWEPEADFEQLMRMMVESDLRQASRDRDYSRLVAAAGNW, encoded by the coding sequence ATGTCCAAGCGCGCACTGATCACCGGAATCACCGGGCAGGACGGCTCCTACCTGGCCGAGCACCTGCTGGGCCTCGGCTACCAGGTGTGGGGGCTCTGCCGGGGCCAGGCCAACCCGCGAAAGGACCGGACGGCGGAACTCATCCCCGGCCTGTCCTTCGTGGACGGCGACCTGATGGACCAGGGCAGCCTGGTCTCGGCGGTCGACCTGGTCCAGCCCGACGAGGTCTACAACCTGGGGGCCATCTCCTTCGTCCCCATGTCCTGGCAGCAACCCGAACTCGTCACCGAGGTCAACGGCACCGGCGTGCTGCGCATGCTGGAGGCCATCCGCATGGTCAGCGGACTCAGCAAGTCCTCCGGCGGCGCCGCCCGCGGCCAGATCCGCTTCTACCAAGCGTCCTCCTCCGAGATGTTCGGGCAGGTCGCCGAGAGCCCGCAGAGCGAGACGACCCGGTTCCACCCGCGCAGCCCGTACGGCGTGGCCAAGACCTTCGGGCACTACATCACCCGAAACTACCGCGAGTCCTTCGGGATGTACGGCGTGTCCGGCATCCTCTTCAACCACGAGTCACCGCGCCGCGGCGCCGAGTTCGTGACCCGCAAGATCACTCTGGCCGTGGCCCAGATCAAACTGGGCATGGCCGACAAACTCAGCCTCGGCAACCTGGACGCTGAGCGTGACTGGGGCTTCGCCGGCGACTACGTGCGCGCCATGCACCTGATGCTCCAGCAGGAGGAGCCCGGGGACTACGTCGTCGGCACCGGCCGGATGCACACGGTCCGGGACGCGGCCCGGATCGCCTTCGAACACGTGGGGCTGGACTGGCGGGACCACGTCGTCGTCGACCCGAACCTCGTGCGGCCCGCCGAGGTCGAGACCCTGTGCGCCGACTCCGGCAACGCCCGCCGGGAGCTGGGCTGGGAACCCGAGGCCGACTTCGAGCAGCTCATGCGCATGATGGTCGAGTCCGACCTGCGCCAGGCCTCCCGCGACCGGGACTACAGCCGACTGGTCGCCGCCGCCGGGAACTGGTAG